A genome region from Coffea arabica cultivar ET-39 chromosome 7e, Coffea Arabica ET-39 HiFi, whole genome shotgun sequence includes the following:
- the LOC140011268 gene encoding uncharacterized protein, producing the protein MAWNNRRGARGRNADRMRQDEEDEALLLMSASLMLMHPSLAHVDNNQPLPQHDGSFTDRQWVERVLYGHHRRSIDNMRITTDNFLLLSNILVERQYVPHNYQQRVPIQEALAMTLMLVSHKHTHRVLGTIFDRSIETINRNIKKVLRGLCLFAAEIIRPGDQTAVHPRIANSTNFYPWFKDAVGAMDGTHISACPPTGEQMAYTNRHGWQSQNVLAVCDHDMRFIYVYAGWEGSAHDARVLESALAYPSDFPLPQPGQYYLVDAAYRNAPGFMPPYKNVGSESPSKTLFNTRHSQLRNVIERTFGVLKKRFKWLKGPVDNFYMSTQISIVIACCALHNFLRMHQPEDAHFQRFESQDVHLNEEPEIGGLVPQPFALNVSPAELAEWKAKRDYIATQMYAARGRRRR; encoded by the exons ATGGCCTGGAACAACCGCCGTGGTGCTAGAGGACGCAATGCGGACCGCATGAGGCAAGATGAGGAAGATGAGGCCTTACTTCTTATGAGTGCATCGTTAATGTTAATGCATCCGTCACTTGCACACGTGGATAATAATCAACCACTTCCGCAACATGATGGTTCATTCACAGATAGGCAGTGGGTGGAACGCGTACTCTACGGTCATCATAGACGCTCAATAGACAACATGCGTATCACGACTGATAATTTCTTGCTACTGTCCAATATCCTTGTCGAGAGACAGTACGTTCCACACAATTACCAACAGCGCGTGCCCATACAGGAGGCGCTTGCTATGACTTTAATGTTGGTCAGCCACAAGCATACGCACCGTGTGTTGGGGACTATTTTTGATCGATCCATCGAGACGATTAATCGAAATATAAAAAAGGTGCTCCGAGGCCTGTGTCTATTTGCAGCTGAAATAATACGACCGGGTGACCAGACTGCAGTTCATCCACGAATTGCAAACTCAACTAATTTTTATCCGTGGTTCAAG GATGCCGTGGGAGCGATGGATGGCACCCACATCTCAGCTTGTCCTCCGACAGGCGAGCAAATGGCATATACAAATCGGCACGGGTGGCAATCACAGAATGTTCTGGCAGTTTGTGACCATGACATGCGCTTCATCTATGTGTATGCTGGATGGGAGGGAAGTGCACACGATGCGCGAGTGTTGGAGTCAGCATTAGCATATCCGTCCGATTTTCCACTGCCGCAACCTG GCCAGTACTACTTAGTTGATGCGGCATACAGGAATGCTCCTGGTTTCATGCCTCCGTATAAGAACGTGGGGTCCGAATCTCCGTCAAAGACCTTGTTCAATACTCGACATTCGCAACTGCGCAATGTCATTGAGCGCACATTCGGTGTGCTTAAGAAAAGATTCAAATGGTTAAAGGGTCCGGTAGATAATTTCTATATGAGCACTCAAATCAGTATAGTCATTGCTTGTTGTGCGTTGCACAACTTTTTAAGGATGCACCAACCAGAAGATGCTCATTTTCAACGGTTTGAATCACAAGACGTGCACTTAAATGAAGAGCCAGAAATAGGCGGGCTAGTACCTCAGCCGTTCGCATTAAACGTGTCTCCTGCAGAGCTGGCGGAATGGAAAGCTAAACGAGACTACATAGCGACTCAAATGTATGCAGCACGAGGGCGACGCCGCCGTTAA